In Burkholderia sp. WP9, a genomic segment contains:
- a CDS encoding H-NS histone family protein — protein sequence MAYQSVEIAQLRTQQQALDRQLAEAKERETQHVLQEIAQKMREYGITLDELMGRKPSAHPPESSAKYRDPVSGSTWSGRGRVPAWIAGKDRNEFLVEKRSAAQSMVQATLFPGEN from the coding sequence ATGGCATATCAAAGCGTTGAAATCGCTCAGTTGCGGACGCAGCAGCAGGCATTGGATAGACAGTTGGCAGAAGCCAAAGAACGAGAGACGCAGCACGTGCTGCAGGAAATCGCACAGAAGATGCGCGAGTACGGAATCACACTCGATGAGCTCATGGGGCGCAAGCCAAGCGCACACCCGCCCGAGTCTTCAGCAAAGTACCGCGACCCGGTAAGCGGCTCAACCTGGAGCGGCCGTGGGCGAGTTCCTGCCTGGATTGCCGGCAAGGACCGCAACGAATTCCTGGTCGAGAAGCGCTCTGCGGCCCAGTCGATGGTGCAAGCAACGCTGTTTCCCGGGGAAAATTAA
- a CDS encoding arsenate reductase ArsC — MTKKYRVLFLCRGNSARSIIAEALLRELAGHRFEAFSAGAEPAARVHPLALAQLRAGISDLERLSPKSWLEFTSDWAPQMDLIIAMDGCVEEYHAPVFPGAPPFFRWNFADPLAEGMTQVERARSFERVFWQILHRVTLFMELPGYAAAPEPLTAVEPDSCGNELACGG; from the coding sequence GTGACCAAAAAATATAGGGTGCTGTTTCTCTGCCGGGGGAATTCCGCGCGCAGCATCATCGCCGAGGCGCTGTTGCGCGAACTGGCAGGCCACCGGTTCGAAGCATTCAGCGCCGGGGCCGAGCCGGCAGCGCGAGTTCATCCACTGGCCCTGGCGCAACTGCGTGCTGGCATCTCCGACCTCGAGCGGCTCAGTCCGAAAAGCTGGCTTGAATTCACGAGCGACTGGGCGCCGCAGATGGACCTCATCATTGCGATGGATGGCTGCGTAGAGGAATATCACGCGCCCGTGTTTCCGGGTGCGCCGCCCTTTTTCAGATGGAATTTTGCAGACCCGCTCGCGGAAGGTATGACTCAGGTCGAGCGTGCGCGCTCGTTTGAAAGGGTTTTCTGGCAGATTTTGCACCGTGTCACGCTCTTCATGGAATTGCCGGGCTACGCGGCCGCGCCGGAACCTCTAACGGCCGTCGAGCCTGACTCCTGCGGAAACGAACTCGCGTGCGGCGGCTAA
- a CDS encoding EAL domain-containing protein: MVTIILSAIALSTFLAMRQTREQDSSLLTLQASGRLKQDLDQVQQMMLDEHGQLYTLVGTRAFYKRAAYIFPLSALLDLTGDARGGCRRSAACLSHLDDLNKTIRTLAKHSNALAIRATLQPGSVGLGDPALSEIDAYFYAALEEVVDARMAADAAIGSTVGKSSSDAKWVADAVLVCGATAAVLLLVLIRWNSLISHRLRAALHSADRARAKYQRFFDEHPLPIWIFDNASLGIVAVNAAARRAFGYAESEFFTMSMRDMRPADELARLQEALESKSEAVYGETQSVGVWVYQTKAGERRSMDVHHLNVEFEGSPSTMAVMVDVTTEATARAELFRSKQTLEYVLDHIPQGIAWKDKDHRYAGGNEIYARDAGLPSRSALIGLTDGDLRWGDDPLEVRDEDVRVMRGELTKRHFERAAVAVDGSEVRISETKLPLEDQNGNVTGVLVAYENITARRDAHRALRLQGRAIDASINGILIAELRNDRHVVTFVNPAFERITGYSPADVAGADCDTLFGMAGEAQKWEGVRHAMDSNTEANVTLFCTRKSGERFWANVLVAPVRDGNGEVTHHVGVMSDVTALVEYQTRLHHQARYDALTDLPNRTHLNEHLTEMIRRATRSDGQVSVLFLDLDRFKVVNDSLGHRVGDALLGSVAKRLQRLVRSSDLVARYGGDEFIIIVEPSKDGQLISMLDRLVAEMAEPFHVGTQEVYVEASIGVSTYPQDGDDADTLIGNADAAMYLAKANGRNGYQFYRPELNRAAAEKLQLSSRLKRAVKNQGLQVAYQPQIDMVTGRVQGVEALLRWHDEELGVVSPAIFVPVAEETGLIQDMGEWVLRTACLQAGRWRDAGLAPIRVSVNVSPLQLEHSDLLSIVRSALEEADWPAEMLELEVTEGGLMRNAEAVARVLRDLRELGVKIAIDDFGTGYSSLSYLKRFSIDRIKIDRAFIHEIGRDNEYEALTLAVIAIARALKFDVVAEGVELDIHRRFLIEHGCLEGQGFLFSPAVSEDAVAKMLRPMLHGATGAQPPVSAD, from the coding sequence GTGGTCACCATCATCCTTTCAGCGATTGCGTTGAGCACGTTTCTGGCGATGCGCCAGACGCGCGAGCAGGACAGTTCTCTGCTAACGCTGCAAGCTTCGGGGCGTCTGAAGCAGGACCTCGACCAGGTCCAGCAGATGATGCTCGATGAACATGGACAGCTCTACACACTGGTTGGAACCCGTGCGTTCTATAAGCGGGCGGCGTATATCTTCCCTCTGTCGGCGCTCCTAGACCTGACAGGCGACGCGCGCGGAGGGTGCCGCCGGAGCGCTGCGTGCCTGTCTCACCTCGACGACCTGAACAAAACGATTCGAACGCTGGCGAAGCATAGCAATGCGCTGGCGATACGGGCGACTTTACAGCCGGGGAGTGTCGGGCTGGGCGACCCTGCGCTGAGCGAAATTGACGCCTACTTCTACGCGGCTCTCGAAGAGGTCGTTGATGCCAGGATGGCGGCCGATGCCGCTATCGGCTCCACTGTCGGCAAGTCATCCTCGGACGCGAAATGGGTCGCCGATGCCGTGCTCGTCTGCGGTGCGACGGCAGCCGTCCTGCTGCTTGTGCTCATTCGCTGGAATTCGCTCATCTCGCACCGGTTAAGAGCGGCCCTTCACTCGGCCGATAGGGCTCGGGCGAAGTACCAGCGGTTCTTTGACGAACATCCGTTGCCTATCTGGATATTTGACAATGCCTCGCTGGGCATCGTTGCTGTCAATGCTGCCGCGCGACGAGCATTTGGCTATGCGGAATCCGAGTTCTTCACCATGTCGATGCGGGATATGCGTCCGGCAGATGAACTCGCCCGCCTGCAAGAAGCCCTCGAATCGAAATCCGAAGCGGTCTACGGCGAAACGCAGTCAGTCGGCGTATGGGTGTATCAGACGAAAGCGGGTGAACGTCGCTCCATGGACGTCCACCATCTGAATGTTGAATTCGAGGGCTCTCCGTCCACGATGGCGGTCATGGTGGACGTCACCACCGAGGCGACGGCGAGGGCAGAGCTGTTCAGGTCGAAGCAGACCCTCGAGTACGTACTGGACCATATTCCGCAGGGCATCGCATGGAAGGACAAAGACCATCGCTACGCGGGCGGTAACGAAATTTATGCGCGTGACGCGGGGCTGCCATCCCGAAGCGCCCTGATTGGCCTGACCGACGGGGATTTGCGATGGGGAGACGACCCGCTGGAGGTGAGGGACGAAGATGTACGCGTGATGCGTGGCGAACTGACAAAAAGGCACTTCGAGCGCGCGGCGGTCGCCGTCGATGGTTCAGAAGTCAGGATTTCTGAGACCAAGCTGCCGCTGGAAGACCAGAACGGCAATGTCACCGGCGTACTCGTCGCCTACGAAAACATCACCGCCCGGCGTGATGCCCATCGGGCTCTGCGTCTGCAGGGCAGGGCGATAGACGCGAGCATTAACGGAATCCTCATTGCAGAGTTGCGGAACGACCGCCATGTCGTGACGTTCGTCAATCCGGCCTTCGAGCGCATCACCGGGTATTCGCCGGCAGACGTAGCGGGCGCTGACTGCGACACGCTCTTCGGGATGGCAGGTGAGGCGCAGAAGTGGGAGGGCGTTCGTCATGCCATGGACAGCAACACTGAAGCGAATGTGACGTTGTTCTGCACGCGCAAGAGCGGCGAGCGCTTCTGGGCCAACGTGCTGGTGGCCCCGGTGCGCGACGGCAACGGGGAGGTCACTCACCATGTTGGCGTGATGAGCGACGTCACTGCCCTGGTCGAATATCAGACTCGCCTGCATCATCAGGCGCGTTACGATGCATTGACTGACCTTCCAAACCGCACCCACCTCAATGAGCACCTGACGGAGATGATTCGGCGCGCTACCAGGAGCGATGGCCAGGTATCGGTGCTCTTCCTCGACCTCGACCGGTTCAAGGTGGTCAATGATTCGCTCGGGCATCGCGTAGGCGATGCCCTTCTGGGGTCTGTAGCCAAACGACTGCAGCGGCTGGTGCGCTCCAGTGACCTGGTCGCGCGTTACGGCGGAGACGAGTTCATCATCATTGTGGAGCCTTCGAAGGACGGACAACTGATATCGATGCTTGACAGACTGGTTGCCGAAATGGCAGAACCATTTCATGTGGGCACGCAGGAGGTGTATGTCGAAGCCAGTATCGGCGTCAGCACCTATCCGCAGGATGGTGACGATGCCGACACGTTGATAGGGAATGCGGACGCGGCAATGTACCTGGCGAAGGCGAACGGACGCAATGGCTACCAGTTTTACCGGCCGGAGCTGAATCGCGCGGCCGCCGAAAAATTGCAGCTCTCGAGCCGGCTGAAGCGCGCAGTGAAGAATCAGGGTCTGCAGGTGGCCTATCAACCTCAAATCGACATGGTGACGGGCCGCGTTCAGGGTGTTGAGGCGCTGCTGCGTTGGCATGACGAGGAGCTTGGCGTCGTATCACCCGCCATATTCGTCCCGGTCGCCGAAGAAACGGGATTGATTCAGGACATGGGCGAATGGGTGCTGCGCACAGCGTGCCTGCAGGCTGGCCGATGGCGCGACGCTGGGCTGGCGCCAATCCGGGTATCGGTAAACGTTTCGCCGCTTCAGCTGGAGCACTCGGACCTGTTGAGCATCGTTCGCTCGGCGCTGGAAGAGGCCGACTGGCCTGCGGAAATGCTCGAACTCGAAGTGACAGAAGGCGGCCTGATGCGCAATGCCGAGGCGGTAGCGCGGGTGTTGCGGGACCTGCGCGAGCTTGGGGTGAAAATCGCGATTGATGATTTCGGTACCGGTTACTCGAGCTTGAGCTATCTGAAACGCTTCAGTATCGACCGCATCAAGATTGACCGCGCGTTCATTCACGAAATCGGTCGCGACAATGAATACGAGGCGTTGACGCTTGCTGTCATCGCCATCGCCCGCGCGCTGAAATTCGATGTCGTCGCGGAAGGCGTGGAGCTCGACATTCATCGACGTTTTCTAATCGAGCACGGCTGCCTCGAAGGCCAAGGCTTTCTGTTCAGCCCGGCTGTCTCTGAAGATGCAGTCGCTAAGATGCTTCGACCGATGTTGCACGGCGCAACTGGCGCGCAGCCACCTGTCAGTGCCGACTGA
- a CDS encoding CHAD domain-containing protein encodes MGHHRLPASAAETPASDSHHDKGDAGLLTSDAPVADAFMLLATSIAQEAVRRVRQLEANADPEVLHKLRVALRRLRSLWWAYQPLLDSKDARFQRGEFKSLADAAGRTRDWDILRGLLDAGPSMENSFASLIQLVDDHRSDALAFSRRTIGNAGIEQIVEQALAGARHQLDARPTSLSLGTWAEKRVQSAGKALEKKASRAASQNESGYAALHEVRIAGKKLRYLLEFFSPVLDGGHRATIERLTSVQDDLGTLNDLVTSETLLREYSLQLGEPNLVKEAIGYLQDQKEYYMHEAYEILRTGW; translated from the coding sequence ATGGGTCACCACCGTCTTCCTGCTTCAGCGGCCGAAACCCCCGCGTCGGACTCGCACCACGACAAGGGCGACGCCGGGTTGCTGACCTCTGACGCTCCGGTCGCCGACGCCTTTATGCTTCTGGCGACGTCAATCGCCCAGGAGGCGGTGCGACGGGTTCGTCAGCTGGAGGCGAATGCCGACCCCGAAGTGTTGCACAAGCTGCGCGTTGCGCTGCGCCGGTTGCGCTCGCTCTGGTGGGCCTACCAGCCACTACTGGACAGCAAGGACGCGAGGTTTCAGCGTGGCGAATTCAAATCGCTGGCTGATGCGGCAGGCAGGACCCGAGATTGGGACATTCTGAGAGGCCTGCTCGATGCTGGCCCGTCGATGGAGAATTCTTTTGCATCGCTTATCCAGCTTGTCGACGACCACCGAAGCGACGCGCTCGCGTTCAGCCGGCGGACAATCGGAAACGCTGGCATTGAGCAGATAGTCGAGCAGGCATTGGCAGGCGCACGCCACCAGCTGGATGCGCGTCCCACCAGCCTGTCCCTTGGGACCTGGGCGGAGAAACGTGTGCAATCGGCCGGGAAGGCGCTGGAGAAGAAAGCGAGCCGGGCAGCGTCGCAGAATGAGTCAGGCTACGCGGCGCTGCACGAAGTGCGAATTGCTGGCAAGAAGCTGCGATATTTGCTGGAGTTCTTTTCGCCAGTCCTGGATGGTGGCCATCGCGCCACGATTGAGCGTTTGACCTCGGTGCAGGACGACCTCGGAACACTCAATGACCTCGTCACCAGCGAAACATTGCTGCGGGAGTATTCACTTCAGCTGGGAGAGCCGAACCTTGTGAAGGAGGCCATCGGCTATCTGCAGGACCAGAAAGAGTATTACATGCACGAAGCTTACGAGATATTGCGAACTGGATGGTAG
- a CDS encoding DUF3562 domain-containing protein has product MDIRPLPAQERTTAQPKFEDAVKAIASATNTPMETVSRLYAQTRAEYSECARIMDYMTVLVARRVRENLRSIP; this is encoded by the coding sequence ATGGACATCCGTCCGCTTCCAGCACAGGAGCGCACAACGGCTCAGCCCAAATTTGAAGACGCCGTCAAGGCAATCGCCTCTGCCACCAATACACCTATGGAGACCGTCTCGAGGCTCTATGCGCAGACGCGGGCCGAATACAGTGAATGCGCGCGAATAATGGACTACATGACCGTTCTTGTCGCAAGGCGCGTTCGCGAGAACCTGCGTAGCATTCCTTAA
- a CDS encoding GGDEF domain-containing protein — protein MTVSIAECIKGQLLRPAFQPIGVLASGDVIAFEALLRGPAQSALESPAALFGRAQREGCMVRLERFAARLSLTAFSQAQLPGKLFVNFSAAAVRELATCQEKMLVFLRSLQFSPDRIVIELTEQSAVGDLGALGSALSRLREYGMQLALDDYGSGSSNLGLWISLEPDYIKIDRSIICGARRSPFRFEALRSLRQLAEAGRVQLIAEGLEDAEDLMVCRDLRIEHGQGFFLGRPNFQPAERLEDAALSAIHDSAITVFPETMVGSPRAFSASKLVIAAPTLSPMATNDDVLEVLTDCPDLHAIAIADEGRPVGLVNRRVFVNAYARPFYREIFGRKSCTAFADMSPVLVEKTATMQELAELLTGDDQRYLSDGLVVVENGRYVGLATGEALVRAVTEVRIEAARYANPLTSLPGNIPIDMHIRRLVERGAPFHACYCDLNNFKPFNDQYGYWKGDEMLKLAASILSDACNPCRDFLGHVGGDDFLIFYQSEDWEVRIRAAMQRFNESARQLYTSADIEAGGIHGEDRHGDMRFYPFVTIAVGVVPVAADLDIDSDSIASLAATAKREAKKSVDSFHVADCPREPACCPSP, from the coding sequence ATGACCGTATCGATTGCTGAGTGCATCAAAGGGCAGCTCCTCCGACCCGCGTTCCAGCCTATCGGGGTGCTTGCGTCGGGTGACGTCATCGCGTTCGAGGCGCTGCTTCGTGGTCCCGCTCAGTCAGCGCTGGAGAGTCCTGCTGCACTATTCGGACGTGCTCAGCGCGAAGGTTGCATGGTTCGTCTGGAGCGTTTCGCCGCCCGCCTGTCCCTGACGGCGTTCAGCCAAGCCCAGTTGCCGGGCAAACTGTTCGTGAACTTCAGTGCGGCCGCCGTCCGGGAACTCGCCACCTGCCAGGAGAAAATGCTGGTCTTTTTGCGCTCCCTGCAGTTCAGCCCTGACCGGATAGTCATCGAGCTGACAGAGCAGTCTGCCGTCGGAGACCTCGGGGCGCTCGGGTCGGCTCTCAGCCGCTTGCGGGAATACGGGATGCAATTGGCGCTCGACGATTACGGCTCGGGTAGCTCGAACCTGGGTCTCTGGATAAGCCTCGAACCAGACTACATTAAAATCGACCGCTCAATTATCTGCGGAGCGAGGAGGTCGCCTTTTCGTTTCGAGGCGCTGCGCTCCTTGCGCCAACTCGCGGAGGCGGGGCGCGTGCAACTCATAGCAGAGGGCCTCGAAGACGCAGAAGACCTGATGGTCTGTCGTGACCTGCGCATCGAACATGGCCAGGGATTTTTTCTCGGCAGGCCGAATTTCCAACCGGCTGAACGGCTCGAAGACGCTGCGCTTTCCGCAATTCATGACAGTGCGATAACGGTATTTCCCGAGACCATGGTGGGGTCTCCCCGTGCTTTTTCCGCCAGCAAGCTTGTCATCGCCGCGCCAACGTTGTCGCCAATGGCGACGAACGATGATGTCCTCGAGGTGCTGACGGATTGTCCGGACCTGCATGCGATTGCGATTGCCGACGAAGGACGGCCGGTCGGACTGGTCAATCGCCGCGTCTTTGTTAATGCCTACGCGCGTCCCTTTTACCGGGAAATTTTCGGCAGGAAGAGCTGCACGGCGTTTGCCGACATGTCGCCCGTGCTGGTCGAAAAAACCGCCACCATGCAGGAACTTGCTGAACTGTTGACCGGCGACGACCAGCGTTACCTCTCGGACGGCCTGGTCGTCGTCGAAAACGGGCGATATGTTGGTCTGGCTACCGGCGAGGCGCTCGTACGCGCCGTCACGGAAGTTCGCATTGAAGCCGCGAGGTACGCTAATCCGCTGACGTCACTGCCGGGCAATATTCCAATCGACATGCACATCAGGCGCCTGGTAGAGCGCGGCGCGCCATTTCATGCGTGCTATTGCGACCTGAACAATTTCAAGCCCTTCAACGACCAGTATGGGTACTGGAAGGGCGATGAAATGCTGAAGCTCGCGGCGTCCATCCTCAGTGATGCATGCAACCCATGCCGGGATTTTCTCGGCCATGTGGGCGGCGACGACTTCCTCATCTTTTACCAGAGCGAGGATTGGGAAGTTCGGATTCGCGCCGCAATGCAGCGCTTCAATGAGAGTGCGCGGCAACTTTATACGTCCGCCGATATCGAAGCGGGAGGAATACATGGTGAGGACCGCCACGGCGACATGCGCTTTTATCCTTTCGTCACCATCGCCGTAGGCGTGGTGCCGGTTGCTGCGGACCTCGATATCGATAGCGACTCCATTGCTTCGCTTGCCGCAACAGCCAAGCGCGAGGCAAAAAAATCAGTTGACAGCTTCCATGTCGCCGATTGCCCGCGCGAACCTGCTTGCTGCCCCTCCCCCTGA
- a CDS encoding methyl-accepting chemotaxis protein, with protein MSKLTVKSRLLIVTMAVAAVLIAVGVAGLFGMTQATNALKNVFEGRAKALQTISTIDELVGETHFSVSDAVLDPSATKTLAVTEATARRVEKIDRLIDNFLSYQLDADEKKLATQFVSNWRTLRDMGFKPVAQLLQANNLSEAQWVVTQTIEPTASAVKAEGAQLRDLQLYAAQAEYDRAMNTSRVVQWVVAASIAIGVGIVALLCTSLARMLFLQLGGEPAVAASIAHRVSEGDLSVVVPVKNGDTHSVMYAMSLMRSRLASMIGGIQSSTDAIATTTFDISAGNTALSSRTEEQAASIEQTSASMEQLASTVKANADHALQARELASAASDKAREGDRAAADAVRRMQSLAQRSAQIREITSVIEGISFQTNLLALNAAVEAARAGTQGRGFAVVAQEVRSLAERSSTAAKEIAALIRDVTTEVDSSGTAVKVAGETIVELLGSVTGVSELVEAIAHASREQSAGIDQINAAVSLMDHMTQQNSALVQDSVSAANALEIQGQQLRQAVQTFRI; from the coding sequence ATGAGCAAACTCACCGTAAAAAGCCGCCTTCTGATTGTGACGATGGCCGTCGCCGCTGTCCTCATTGCCGTTGGAGTTGCAGGACTTTTTGGCATGACGCAGGCAACGAACGCCCTGAAAAACGTCTTCGAGGGCCGGGCAAAGGCACTGCAAACCATATCGACAATCGATGAGCTTGTGGGGGAGACGCATTTTTCTGTGAGTGACGCCGTCCTGGACCCTTCAGCGACGAAAACCCTGGCAGTGACGGAGGCAACAGCGCGCCGCGTCGAGAAAATTGACCGCCTAATCGACAATTTTTTGAGCTATCAGCTGGACGCAGACGAGAAAAAGCTCGCCACACAATTCGTGTCCAACTGGCGCACGCTCCGCGACATGGGGTTCAAGCCCGTCGCCCAGCTGCTACAGGCAAACAACCTGTCAGAAGCGCAGTGGGTGGTGACTCAAACCATCGAACCAACGGCTTCTGCTGTGAAGGCCGAAGGAGCACAACTGCGCGACCTTCAACTTTACGCCGCTCAAGCAGAGTATGACCGCGCGATGAACACCAGTCGCGTTGTGCAATGGGTGGTTGCCGCCTCCATCGCCATTGGCGTCGGCATTGTGGCCCTTCTATGCACGTCGCTGGCACGCATGCTCTTCCTGCAACTGGGAGGCGAGCCAGCGGTGGCGGCTAGCATCGCCCATCGGGTCTCCGAGGGCGATTTGTCTGTCGTCGTGCCCGTCAAGAATGGCGACACGCACAGTGTCATGTACGCAATGAGCCTGATGCGTTCGCGGTTGGCATCGATGATTGGTGGCATTCAGTCTTCCACGGACGCCATCGCGACTACTACTTTCGATATCAGCGCGGGCAACACCGCACTTTCCAGCCGGACTGAAGAGCAGGCTGCAAGTATCGAACAAACCTCGGCGAGCATGGAACAGCTTGCGTCGACCGTCAAGGCGAATGCGGACCACGCGCTCCAGGCGCGCGAACTTGCAAGCGCGGCTTCGGACAAGGCGCGCGAAGGCGACCGCGCGGCTGCCGACGCAGTCCGCCGGATGCAAAGTCTCGCCCAACGCTCCGCCCAGATACGGGAAATCACTTCAGTCATCGAAGGCATTTCTTTCCAGACCAATCTGCTTGCACTGAACGCGGCTGTAGAGGCGGCGCGCGCTGGCACTCAGGGCCGTGGATTTGCTGTTGTTGCCCAGGAGGTGCGAAGTCTTGCAGAGCGCAGCTCGACCGCTGCAAAGGAAATTGCAGCGCTGATTAGAGATGTAACGACAGAGGTGGATTCAAGCGGAACCGCCGTAAAGGTTGCCGGCGAAACTATCGTAGAGCTTCTTGGCTCCGTTACAGGCGTATCGGAGCTCGTCGAAGCAATTGCACACGCTTCTCGCGAACAAAGTGCGGGCATCGACCAAATCAATGCGGCGGTTTCACTCATGGACCACATGACCCAGCAAAACTCGGCTTTGGTTCAAGACAGCGTCAGCGCCGCGAATGCTCTGGAGATACAGGGTCAACAGTTGAGACAGGCCGTTCAGACGTTTCGCATCTGA
- a CDS encoding arsenate reductase ArsC, translating to MVQKCNVLFLCRANSARSVMAEALLRELGGQRFDAFCAGIEPAVDVHPRTLEQLRPTIAALGKLRPKTWDQFVGPSAPEMDVVIAMCDEVGESHAPAFAGNPMFCQWNFADRLAVAGTDAEQKRVFEQVFHQILRRINLFVALPLQSMKPPERRAAVNAMDDHGSSRPLS from the coding sequence ATGGTTCAGAAATGCAACGTCCTGTTTTTGTGTCGCGCCAATTCCGCTCGTAGCGTCATGGCCGAGGCATTGCTGCGCGAACTTGGCGGCCAGCGCTTCGATGCATTCTGCGCTGGCATCGAGCCGGCAGTCGATGTGCATCCCCGGACGCTTGAGCAACTGCGCCCCACGATTGCCGCCTTAGGCAAGCTACGGCCAAAGACCTGGGACCAGTTCGTCGGTCCTTCTGCTCCGGAAATGGATGTGGTCATTGCGATGTGCGATGAAGTTGGAGAGTCGCACGCGCCGGCGTTCGCTGGAAATCCGATGTTCTGCCAATGGAATTTTGCTGACCGTCTTGCCGTCGCTGGAACCGACGCGGAACAGAAGCGGGTGTTTGAGCAGGTATTCCACCAGATTTTGCGTCGCATCAACCTATTTGTCGCTCTTCCTCTGCAATCGATGAAACCGCCGGAACGACGGGCCGCTGTGAATGCTATGGACGACCATGGGTCGTCCCGCCCTCTCTCTTGA